A genomic region of Sarcophilus harrisii chromosome 6, mSarHar1.11, whole genome shotgun sequence contains the following coding sequences:
- the C6H4orf3 gene encoding uncharacterized protein C4orf3 homolog: MAAVAAAAPGPVLDSERAGEPGPRSRAVGGGGPEEEEREPRCPGQELTKHSYWFDLWLFLLFDLVLFVFVYLLP; the protein is encoded by the exons atggcggcggtggcggcggcggccccTGGCCCAGTCTTGGACTCGGAGAGAGCTGGTGAGCCCGGACCCCGGTCGCGGGCCGTTGGCGGCGGCGGCCCTGAGGAGGAAGAGCGGGAGCCCCGGTGCCCGGGGCAGGAGCTCACTAAACATTCGTACTGGTTCGACCTTTGGCTCTTCCTGCTCTTCGACCTGGTGTTGTTCGTGTTCGTCTACCTGCTTCCCTG a